The DNA region CCGATCCGGTACAAAACGGAGGCGAGATCGCCCCGCTCCGCCGGAATCCGAAACGATTTGGTTCCGCCGGACAACCTGCGCTGCACCGCTTCGCGGATCGCGGCGAGGTCCCGTTCATCGTAAGCGCTGATCTTTAAGTACCCTTCGCCGGAGGGCAGCATCTGCAAGCCATCGGGCCGGCAAAGATCGATTTTGTTGAACAGAACGATCTGAGGTTTTCCCCCCGCCCCCAGCTCGGTTAAAATCCGCCCCACGACCGCCATCTGCTCCTGACGCATCGGCGACGACGCGTCGACGACGTGAAGGATCAAGTCCGCCTCGTTCACTTCCTCCAGCGTCGCGCGGAAAGCGGCCACCAAATCATGCGGCAGGTTTTGAATGAATCCGACCGTATCGGTCAGCACCACCTCTTTGCCGCCGGGCAGCGGCAATAGTCGCGTCGTCGGATCAAGCGTGGCGAACAGTTGGTTCTCCACGTACACGTCCGCGTTCGTAAGCTGCCTCAGCAGCGTGGATTTGCCGGCGTTCGTATAGCCTACCAGCGCCACCTGCACGACCCCGGTCTCCTTGCGGCGGGCCCGATGCAGCCGGCGGTGCCGCGTCACCTCTTCCAATTGACGCTTCAGCTCGCCGATGCGGCGCCGGATATGGCGGCGGTCCATCTCCAGCTTGCTTTCCCCCGGTCCCCGCGTGCCGATGCCGCCGCCGAGCCGGGACAGGTTTTTGCCGTGGCCGGACAGCCGCGGCAGCAGATAGGTCAGCTGAGCCAGCTCCACCTGAATGATCCCTTCCCGCGTTTTGGCCCGCTGGGCAAAAATATCAAGGATCGGCTGCGTGCGGTCGATAATTTTGGCGTCCAGCATCTCCTCCAGATTACGCACCTGCGCCCCGGACAGCTCCTGGTCGAAGATCGCCGTATTCGCTCTCAGGCGGTCCATGAGCTCCCTCAGCTCCAGCACCTTGCCTTTACCGATAAGCCAGCGCGGATCCGGTTTGTCGCGGTTTTGCACCGCCGTCTCCGCCACCTCCACGCCCGCCGTCTCCGCCAGCCGGACCAATTCGTCCAAAGAATAGGACGGATCGATCCCGGATTGCTTCGTCTCCGGGGTAATCAAGCTAACGAGAACGGCGATATCCTGAATTTTGTCGTTGGTCTCATGTAATGATTTGGCCATAAACCACTGCTCCTTATATCAACCGGTTATCCCTTTTTCTCCAGCTTTAGATCCTCCGTCCTGAGCGTCATCAGCTCCAGTTTGCCCGGGGAGCCGCCGCCGTATTGGTTCAGCAGCCGGACGGCCTGCTGGCGGATCGAACGTTCGATCACGTTGCGGACGTAGCGGGCGTTGCTGAACAGATGTTCGCTTTCGCATTTTTCCTTAAGCAAATGCTGCTTTAGTTTGAGTATCGCCTGGGGCATCAGGATATAATCCCTTTCTTTGGCCATCGCTTCGGCGATCTGTATCAACTGGTCGATCGTATAGTCCGGAAAATCCATCTGGATCGGAAACCGGGACGGCAGCCCCGGATTCGTTGACAGGAAAAAGTCCATTTCATCGGAATAGCCGGCCAGGATGAGAATGAACTGGTTCTTCTGGTCCTCCATCGCTTTGACCAGCGTATCGATCGCTTCCTTGCCGAAGTCTTTCTCCCCGCCCCGCGCCAGGCTGTAGGCTTCGTCGATGAACAAAATGCCGCCCAGCGCTTTTTTGACCAGATCGCGCGTTTTTTGCGCCGTATGGCCGATATATTCGCCGACCAGGTCGGCCCGCTCCACCTCGATCAAATGCCCTTTGCTCAGCACGCCCATCCGTTGAAACATCTTGGCCACGATGCGCGCCACCGTCGTTTTGCCGGTGCCCGGATTGCCCTTGAAAATCATATGATATACCTGCGGCCCCGACAGCAGGCCCGCTTCCGAACGCATGGAAGCGATCTGTAAAAACGCGAAAATTTCGTACATGAACTCCTTAATATGATCCAACCCGATCAGGTGATCCAATTCCTTTTGAATTTCCACGAACAGCCCTTGCTGCGGCAAAGCTTTGGCGGCCGGGCCCGGTTCGCTTTCGGGAACGCTCTGCGAGACGACCGGCGGCTCGGCGCTGCGTAAAATGACGTTGATTTGCCGGGACGGTCTCTCATCCGAAGAGCCGCTTCTGGCTATAACACGCCCAGACACAGGGACATCACCTCTTTTATAAAGGTAATCAAAAATTCGTCTTTCCATCACGAAGAAACTCAAGCGGTCTATTCGACGTCGAACCTTGAATTCAGCCGGGATTTCCGTTGCTCACGTAGGCGTGCCTACGCTCCGCCGCTCAATCCCTACGCTTCATCCAACCTTTCGGTGCTAGAAACCCGGATTTTTGATCTTAATTTAAAGGGGCAGGTTGAAAAAAGGCAGCCTTTTTCGAAGCACACTTTTAAATGTATTCTCTCTCCCTGTCCGTTATTAGAAGTTTTGTCACCCTCGGCCCAAAGCGAGCGCCAGCTGATCCATTTTCCATTTCGTATAAGCCAAAATCTCCCGTACCGTATTGGGAATCGGTTTAAGCACCGCGGATTTCTTCAACGACAGCTTCGGGTCATGATAGCCAAACGCCTCGGCGATTTCCAGCGCCCGGTTCCCGTGATACGTATGCGTAATAATGAGAGCGGAATCGTACCCGCGCTCCTCCATGATCGCCTGGCTGAATTTCAGGTTTTCGAACGTGCTGGTCGCCTCGTTTTCAAGCAGGATTTTTTCCCGCGGGATGCCGCTGCGTTCCAGATAATTCGCCATGCCCTCCGCTTCGGTGTATTTGGAGTTGGCCGTATCCCTGCCGCCGGTCAGCAAAAACAGCTTAAACTTCCCCTCCTTATAATCCTGAATGCTCTGCTCCAGCCGCTCCCGCAGCCCCGGGCTCGGTTCGTCCCCCCACAGAGAAGCTCCCAGCACGATGCCGACATCGGCCGGTTCGGAGCGGCTGGCGCTCACGGCCGGATTTCGCTCGATGCTGCCGATCTGGGCCAGCACATAAAGCACCCAGGCCAGTCCCAGCGCGCACAATACGAGGCCCCAGCGAATCAACTTTCCCCGTATCCCCCGTTTTTTCCGTACCGGTTCGCCAAAAGTCAACGTTGTTCTTTTCTTGGCAAAAAGCATGTCTCAACCTCCATCGGGATGCGAATCCGCGTTCATAAACCCGCTGCGGTAATGCTCAAGCGACAACTGAAAAAGCGGAAAGCGCTGCTTGTTAATGGCATGAAGCAGTTCATGGGCCGTCTCTGCTGCCAGATCATAATCTTTTACCGTAATAAGGCCGCTTGTAAGCGCGTCGTCAAGTTCATCCTGATCGAGCAAAAACACTTCTCCGGTCTTTAACACGACGATATCCAAATACAAATCGTCAAACCAGGGCACGCCCTGATCCGTAATCCCCTGCGTTTTGCAAATATCGATATACCATTCCACGATTTCCCCTTGGTCATCGAACATCGCCGTGACGACGTAATGGGCCCCTTTCGGGTAGTACTGCAGCCAGGTAAACCCTTTGTCGGCAATGCGAAACGTGTGTCCTCCATAGGTTTTCCACAGCGGATCGCGAAGATCTTGAATCGTATACAACGTCACATGCCCCGTGAAGACATCGTTTTGTACAAACTTGGATTTGAACTGACGCTGGGTTATGCGGCGCCAGTTCGCGCGGTCTCCGAATTTTCGCTTCATAGATTATAGCCCTTTCACCAACAATGTACTATCACTTTACCATATTTGAAAAAGAGTCACAAAACAGCCGCAACAAACGGGAAAAGACCCC from Paenibacillus macerans includes:
- the hflX gene encoding GTPase HflX; translation: MAKSLHETNDKIQDIAVLVSLITPETKQSGIDPSYSLDELVRLAETAGVEVAETAVQNRDKPDPRWLIGKGKVLELRELMDRLRANTAIFDQELSGAQVRNLEEMLDAKIIDRTQPILDIFAQRAKTREGIIQVELAQLTYLLPRLSGHGKNLSRLGGGIGTRGPGESKLEMDRRHIRRRIGELKRQLEEVTRHRRLHRARRKETGVVQVALVGYTNAGKSTLLRQLTNADVYVENQLFATLDPTTRLLPLPGGKEVVLTDTVGFIQNLPHDLVAAFRATLEEVNEADLILHVVDASSPMRQEQMAVVGRILTELGAGGKPQIVLFNKIDLCRPDGLQMLPSGEGYLKISAYDERDLAAIREAVQRRLSGGTKSFRIPAERGDLASVLYRIGDVVNQQMDEADMIYDVNVNQADFAKYGYQLAPFAVQKPDVHEETNESR
- the spoVK gene encoding stage V sporulation protein K, whose translation is MSGRVIARSGSSDERPSRQINVILRSAEPPVVSQSVPESEPGPAAKALPQQGLFVEIQKELDHLIGLDHIKEFMYEIFAFLQIASMRSEAGLLSGPQVYHMIFKGNPGTGKTTVARIVAKMFQRMGVLSKGHLIEVERADLVGEYIGHTAQKTRDLVKKALGGILFIDEAYSLARGGEKDFGKEAIDTLVKAMEDQKNQFILILAGYSDEMDFFLSTNPGLPSRFPIQMDFPDYTIDQLIQIAEAMAKERDYILMPQAILKLKQHLLKEKCESEHLFSNARYVRNVIERSIRQQAVRLLNQYGGGSPGKLELMTLRTEDLKLEKKG
- a CDS encoding YdcF family protein — its product is MLFAKKRTTLTFGEPVRKKRGIRGKLIRWGLVLCALGLAWVLYVLAQIGSIERNPAVSASRSEPADVGIVLGASLWGDEPSPGLRERLEQSIQDYKEGKFKLFLLTGGRDTANSKYTEAEGMANYLERSGIPREKILLENEATSTFENLKFSQAIMEERGYDSALIITHTYHGNRALEIAEAFGYHDPKLSLKKSAVLKPIPNTVREILAYTKWKMDQLALALGRG
- a CDS encoding DUF402 domain-containing protein, with protein sequence MKRKFGDRANWRRITQRQFKSKFVQNDVFTGHVTLYTIQDLRDPLWKTYGGHTFRIADKGFTWLQYYPKGAHYVVTAMFDDQGEIVEWYIDICKTQGITDQGVPWFDDLYLDIVVLKTGEVFLLDQDELDDALTSGLITVKDYDLAAETAHELLHAINKQRFPLFQLSLEHYRSGFMNADSHPDGG